The proteins below come from a single Bacteroidales bacterium WCE2004 genomic window:
- a CDS encoding integrase/recombinase XerD: MTRILQDYRYYLRMERKLSPNTVAAYGRDVAEFLQAVELEPRAVRSEDIERYLKQRKELSKRSQARLLSALRSFFDWLVLEGERKDNPCDRIDAPKLGRYLPEVLSVEEVCAILDSVDVSSGDWRALRDRAILEILYGCGLRVSEACGLLISHVYLKEGFVRVVGKGDKERLVPLGEVAADAFAAYLAARPAPAEPAFDDVAFLNKNGRPLSRVAIFNLVKQQALIAGVNKEISPHTFRHSFATHLIERGADLRVVQEMLGHESILTTEIYTHIDTATWQAAILAHHPRK, encoded by the coding sequence ATGACCCGCATCCTCCAGGACTACCGCTACTACCTGCGGATGGAGCGCAAGCTGTCGCCCAACACGGTGGCGGCCTACGGGCGCGACGTCGCAGAGTTCCTGCAGGCGGTGGAACTGGAGCCCCGCGCCGTCCGCTCCGAGGACATCGAACGCTACCTGAAGCAGCGGAAAGAATTAAGCAAACGCTCCCAGGCGCGCCTCCTGAGCGCCCTGCGCTCCTTCTTCGACTGGCTCGTGCTCGAAGGCGAACGCAAGGACAACCCCTGCGACCGCATCGACGCGCCCAAGCTCGGGCGCTACCTGCCGGAGGTCCTCTCCGTCGAGGAAGTCTGCGCCATCCTCGACTCCGTGGACGTCTCCTCCGGCGACTGGCGCGCCCTCCGCGACCGCGCCATCCTCGAGATCCTCTACGGCTGCGGCCTGCGGGTCTCCGAGGCCTGCGGCCTGCTCATCTCGCACGTCTACCTCAAGGAAGGCTTCGTGCGCGTGGTCGGCAAGGGCGACAAAGAGCGCCTCGTGCCCCTCGGCGAGGTCGCGGCCGACGCCTTCGCGGCCTACCTCGCCGCCCGCCCCGCGCCCGCCGAGCCCGCCTTCGACGACGTCGCCTTCCTCAACAAAAACGGCCGCCCGCTCAGCCGGGTGGCCATCTTCAACCTCGTCAAGCAGCAAGCGCTCATCGCAGGCGTCAACAAGGAAATCTCCCCCCACACCTTCCGCCACTCCTTCGCCACGCACCTCATCGAGCGCGGCGCCGACCTCCGCGTCGTCCAGGAAATGCTCGGCCACGAATCCATCCTCACCACCGAGATCTACACCCACATCGACACCGCCACCTGGCAGGCCGCCATCCTCGCGCACCATCCCCGGAAATAG